In a genomic window of Bombina bombina isolate aBomBom1 chromosome 10, aBomBom1.pri, whole genome shotgun sequence:
- the ARPC5 gene encoding actin-related protein 2/3 complex subunit 5, with amino-acid sequence MRTGFGRSLPAARSLSPRMSKNTVSVRFRRVDVDEYDENKFVDEEETGEGQQGPDEGEVDGAIRGGNMMGALQAALKNPPIHAKNQSAKDRAESLVLKVLISFKPNEIEKAVQSLDKSGVDLLMKYIYKGFESPSDNSSAVLLQWHEKALAVGGVGSIVRVLTARKTV; translated from the exons ATGCGCACTGGGTTTGGCCGCTCCCTGCCAGCCGCTCGGTCCCTCAGTCCCAGGATGTCTAAGAACACGGTGTCCGTTCGATTCCGTAGGGTGGATGTGGACGAATATGACGAGAACAAGTTCGTGGACGAGGAGGAGACAGGAGAAGGACAGCAGGGACCGGACGAGGGGGAGGTTGACGGCGCTATCCGAGG AGGAAACATGATGGGCGCTCTGCAAGCTGCGCTGAAAAACCCACCTATTCACGCGAAGAACCAGTCCGCTAAG GATCGTGCTGAGAGTTTAGTGCTGAAAGTTCTTATTTCCTTCAAACCTAACGAAATAGAGAAAGCTGTTCAGTCGCTAGATAAGAGTGGCGTTGACCTGCTCATGAAATACATCTACAAGGGATTCGAGAGTCCGTCAGACAACAGCAGTGCTGTCCTGCTACAGTGGCACGAAAAG GCTTTGGCGGTGGGTGGCGTGGGCTCTATAGTCAGAGTTCTGACTGCCAGAAAGACAGTTTGA